The Juglans microcarpa x Juglans regia isolate MS1-56 chromosome 2S, Jm3101_v1.0, whole genome shotgun sequence genome has a window encoding:
- the LOC121252701 gene encoding probable inactive receptor kinase At1g27190, with product MRGQTDGKKFLVIFNFVTVPIALFLAFSASSAEVVLHDDFKCLQGLKNSLRDPLQKLSSWSFSNTSPGFICKFVGVSCWNDRENRVLSLELRDMKLSGTVPESLKYCRSLQNLDLSANDLHGTIPKETCTWLSFLVTLDLSNNGLSGSIPPELANCTYLNSLMMSDNKLIGTIPYELSSLGRLNKFSVANNDLTGRVPSPFGRFDKAGFTGNDGLCGGPLGKCGGLSKKNLTIIIAAGVFGAAGSLLLGFGAWWWYHLRLSRRRKRGYGFGRDDDWAERLRAHRLVQVTLFQKPLVKVKLADLMAATNNFCPENIIISTRTGTTYKAVLPDGSALAIKRLSTCKLSEKQFRLEMNRLGQLRHPNLAPLLGFCVVAEEKLLVYKHMCNGTLSSLLHGSGGDALDWPSRFRIGLGAARGLAWLHHGCRPPIMHQNVCSNVILIDEDFDARIMDFGLARLMTSSDSNESSFVNGDLGELGYVAPEYPSTLVASLKGDAYGFGVVLLELVTGQKPLEVNSVEEGFKGNLVNWMNHLSSSGRTKDAIDKALCGKGHEEEILQFIKIACNCVVSRPKDRWSMYQVYQSLKNMSKDHGFSQQDNEFQLIPGRPDNDSV from the coding sequence ATGAGAGGACAGACCGATGGCAAAAAGTTTCTGGTTATATTTAACTTTGTTACCGTGCCGATCGCGTTGTTTCTCGCGTTTTCTGCTTCTTCGGCGGAGGTGGTACTGCATGACGACTTCAAGTGCCTCCAAGGTTTGAAGAACTCACTGCGCGATCCACTGCAGAAGCTCAGCTCGTGGAGCTTCTCCAACACGTCCCCAGGCTTCATATGCAAGTTCGTTGGGGTCTCATGCTGGAACGACCGCGAGAATCGCGTACTCAGCCTCGAACTCCGCGACATGAAGTTGTCGGGCACGGTTCCCGAGTCCTTGAAGTACTGTCGGAGCCTGCAGAATCTGGATCTCTCGGCCAACGACCTGCACGGTACGATACCTAAAGAAACATGTACTTGGTTGTCCTTTTTAGTAACCTTGGATCTATCTAATAACGGTCTTTCCGGTTCTATTCCACCCGAGCTTGCAAATTGTACGTACCTGAATAGTCTGATGATGTCGGATAACAAGCTCATAGGCACCATACCTTACGAACTCTCTAGTTTGGGTAGGCTGAACAAGTTTTCCGTGGCCAATAATGATCTTACGGGTAGGGTGCCGTCGCCTTTTGGTCGGTTTGACAAGGCCGGTTTTACTGGGAATGATGGGCTTTGTGGGGGACCTTTAGGGAAGTGTGGGGGGTTGAGCAAGAAGAATTTGACGATTATCATTGCTGCCGGGGTGTTTGGTGCGGCGGGGTCGTTGTTGCTGGGTTTTGGGGCGTGGTGGTGGTACCATTTGAGGTTGAgtaggaggaggaagagagggtATGGGTTTGGCAGAGATGATGATTGGGCTGAGAGGTTGAGGGCACACAGGCTTGTTCAAGTTACGTTGTTTCAGAAACCGCTTGTCAAGGTTAAGTTGGCGGATTTAATGGCAGCCACCAACAATTTCTGCCCCGAAAATATAATCATTTCAACTAGAACTGGGACTACTTACAAGGCTGTGCTGCCGGATGGATCGGCGCTTGCAATCAAGCGTTTGAGTACTTGTAAGCTTTCGGAGAAGCAGTTTCGTTTGGAGATGAACCGATTAGGACAGCTTAGGCACCCTAATCTGGCACCCCTTTTGGGGTTTTGTGTGGTAGCGGAAGAGAAGCTTTTGGTCTATAAGCATATGTGTAATGGGACTCTGTCTTCTTTGTTGCATGGAAGTGGTGGTGATGCATTGGACTGGCCAAGTAGATTTAGGATTGGTTTGGGTGCGGCACGGGGTCTGGCCTGGCTGCACCATGGGTGCCGCCCTCCAATTATGCATCAGAATGTATGCTCCAATGTGATCCTTATTGACGAGGACTTTGATGCCAGGATAATGGATTTTGGGTTGGCAAGGCTGATGACTTCTTCTGATTCTAATGAGAGTAGTTTTGTCAATGGGGACTTGGGAGAACTTGGTTATGTGGCTCCAGAATACCCAAGCACATTGGTTGCTTCGCTGAAAGGGGATGCATATGGATTTGGGGTGGTGCTTCTTGAATTGGTAACTGGACAAAAGCCTCTTGAAGTCAACAGTGTTGAGGAAGGATTTAAGGGCAACTTGGTGAATTGGATGAATCACCTCTCCAGTTCTGGTCGAACGAAAGATGCCATCGATAAGGCTCTGTGCGGAAAAGGGCATGAAGAAGAAATCTTGCAGTTCATTAAAATTGCATGTAATTGCGTGGTTTCTCGGCCCAAGGACAGGTGGTCAATGTACCAGGTTTATCAATCATTGAAGAATATGTCCAAAGACCATGGTTTCTCCCAACAAGACAATGAATTTCAACTGATACCTGGCAGGCCAGATAATGATTCAGTATAA